The DNA segment CTGCCGACAAGTTCAAGGGAGTGCCACTCAGCAATCTGGTGCAGAATCCAGGATGGACCTTACTGAACAACACTATTGAGGATGCCGTCGAGGTGAGCATGCAGCTGTCAAGACAGGCCATCACAACAACTGTCGGATTGATCACCAAAGGCCAAAACTCGGCAGCATCTCATCTAGGGCTTGCAACAGACTCATCCATCTTGAAGGTACTAAAGGGTCAAGGTTTGATCGTCGCAAGATCGTTTGGATTGAACGTTGGATCGCAAAGTGTTCAGTCGCCGCGAGGTGGAAGTCTTGTGCTCGGAGGCTACGACCAAGGAAGTGTTGCCAATCCATTCCTTCACGAATTTCCGATTCCGCAAAACGACAGACTCCAGGATCGGCATTGCCCCCTGCAGGTCGAATTAACTGGACTGACGCTTGAGATAAAGATGGCAAATGCGAGTGAAACAGAAAGCAGGGACATCTTCAGCAAATCAACCGGAATAACAGTCTGTGTTGAGCCGTAAGTACTGGTCCTCTCTTCAAGCAACAAAACGGTTAGCTAACGCGTCAAACACAGATACGACAATTTGTTCCGCTTGCCCTCAGAAACCCTCTCCGCTTTGCTCGGCTATGTGAACCAAACCACTGAACAACGCACCCACTTGGTACCAGTTACTGAGTATGCAGACGAGTTGGTGAATCTCGAACCTGGTTTGGTCTATCGGAGATCATCTGGAGAGTTCAATGCGGCGCTACGGTTTACCATCAATGACAAGATGACAGTGGAGGTGCCATTTCACGAGCTTCAGAGACCATTGAGGGGCCTTGATAGCAACGGGGCTGCCGTTTTGAACACATCCTATAACGAACTGCAAATATTTGGTGATCCAGCTCCTGGAAATGCGCCAGTCCTGGGAAAAGCTTTTCTTTCACAGGTGGGTCTCATCGTCCTTTTTTTATGACAGGGTTCTCCCTACTCACTCATGTTAGGTGTATCTTTTCGTCGATTACGATGCTGGAAAGTTCTATATGGCACCTCTGAACAGCGAAGCGGGTGCGGTGCTGCCGGTTGCGACAGGAACTTGTCCCTCAGGGGGGCTGACAGCCACCGAAAAAGGCCTCATCGCTTTGGGGGCCGTCTTGGGTGCTCTGGTTCTTGCTATTCTCGCATGGGCTATCTATAGATGGCGCCGAAGACGCAACCCACGCATCAACGGCACAGAGGCTCAAGCTATGGACCATGCTCCAGGTAATGCGACATCTGGCGCACAAAATCGATCAGTTGTGGGAACTGGTCAGTTTCCAAGTCGGAACAGGTCCCAAGAGATGCAAGACACACTGTCACAGAACTCGGCCGCGGGTGCGGATAGTGGTTTTGCCATTGGACATGCACCTTTCGGACATCTTTCACGGCAATCTGTGGAAACGGGGCGGAGTTATGAGAGTCCACCACAAAGGCCAACTCATACCGGGATAGTATAAGTGAAAACATAAGGTGAGATCAGGGAAGGCCGTTTGCTTGCTACGTGACAGCTGGCGAATGAATCTGTGTACCTCTGAGACGATAACTTTAGGCATCAACTCCATGGAGTAAGGAACCCATGAATCAACGAACTCTTGGTTTCATTTTGGGTGCCTGGGAATTGACGCGCCCGATCCAAACCAGGCCTTTTCGGGCATCCATGGGGCTGAGCCAGCCCGTACTGCAGC comes from the Podospora pseudocomata strain CBS 415.72m chromosome 5, whole genome shotgun sequence genome and includes:
- a CDS encoding hypothetical protein (COG:S; EggNog:ENOG503P8AI); translation: MADLLLFTFLLIRAAVAASCADGNTIQFRVGNCTIRSPNEPEVQSWGAEVALNNERTICMVPSTVLNDTFLTTTSLCQSSEQLKVHQVDMTPAQCASRRGGPVSADKFKGVPLSNLVQNPGWTLLNNTIEDAVEVSMQLSRQAITTTVGLITKGQNSAASHLGLATDSSILKVLKGQGLIVARSFGLNVGSQSVQSPRGGSLVLGGYDQGSVANPFLHEFPIPQNDRLQDRHCPLQVELTGLTLEIKMANASETESRDIFSKSTGITVCVEPYDNLFRLPSETLSALLGYVNQTTEQRTHLVPVTEYADELVNLEPGLVYRRSSGEFNAALRFTINDKMTVEVPFHELQRPLRGLDSNGAAVLNTSYNELQIFGDPAPGNAPVLGKAFLSQVYLFVDYDAGKFYMAPLNSEAGAVLPVATGTCPSGGLTATEKGLIALGAVLGALVLAILAWAIYRWRRRRNPRINGTEAQAMDHAPGNATSGAQNRSVVGTGQFPSRNRSQEMQDTLSQNSAAGADSGFAIGHAPFGHLSRQSVETGRSYESPPQRPTHTGIV